A window of the Aquimarina spinulae genome harbors these coding sequences:
- a CDS encoding OmpH family outer membrane protein, with protein MITLLMLLVIAYLCFQQYNTKKNVIVNAQTVLENYQGFKEAQDLFEIKTKEMQDTFEKQKSMYESKSNELEIISDKLSNQERIVKKGELEVLKAKTVQLGKAIEQKVIAQEEELLQGVYNKINDFVKRYAETHDIDLIEGITNSGNIMYASDAIDITQDIIEGLNKEYVEGIKE; from the coding sequence TTGATAACACTACTTATGTTGCTGGTCATCGCTTATTTATGCTTTCAGCAGTATAATACCAAAAAAAATGTAATCGTAAATGCTCAGACAGTTTTAGAAAACTATCAGGGTTTTAAAGAGGCTCAGGACTTGTTCGAGATCAAAACCAAGGAGATGCAAGATACGTTCGAAAAACAAAAAAGTATGTATGAATCCAAATCTAATGAACTCGAAATTATTTCTGATAAATTATCGAATCAGGAAAGGATTGTAAAGAAAGGAGAACTAGAGGTTCTTAAAGCCAAAACGGTTCAGTTAGGTAAGGCAATCGAACAAAAAGTAATAGCTCAGGAAGAAGAATTGCTACAAGGTGTATATAATAAGATTAATGATTTTGTTAAACGCTATGCAGAAACTCATGATATTGATTTGATAGAAGGAATAACAAATTCTGGAAATATAATGTATGCATCTGATGCCATAGATATAACACAAGATATTATAGAAGGATTAAATAAAGAATATGTTGAAGGGATTAAAGAATAG